In the genome of Bacillus thuringiensis, the window ACGTTACTCACTACGAGCGGTAAAATTGGTATAGCCGGATTCATAATATGAACTATAATGTCTCCTAAAAACAATCCAAAAGTCGCACCTATAAATAACTTTTTAGTATCGTTCATTTTTCCTCCCCTTACTCTAGCGTAAACATTTCCTCCACCTTCACTCCAAAATATTTGGCGATTTTTAAGGATAACTCTAGACTCGGGTTATAATGATGGTTTTCAATCGCCACGATTGTCTGCCGCGTCACCTGCATCGCCTTTGCCATTTCAACTTGTGTTATATGATTTTGCTTTCTTAACTCTTTTATTTTATTTTTCACACCCATAGGATCCACCTTCAAAAGTAAAGATATCTTTACAAATTTTAGAAAAACATTTCACTGCATATCTTCTCTAACAAAGTACAAGAGTAATTCAATTTATATCAGCGATTTTTTAAATATATCAGCGCAACTCCATTTATATCGGCGATTTCCCAAATATATCGACTTACCGACAAATATCAACATCAGTAGCACCATAAGCATAAGAAAGAAGCTGCCCCAAAATATCTTTTGGAACAGCTTCTTCGTCCTACTTACATAAATCCTAATCCCCATACAAGAACGTATCCAAGAACCGATAAGCAAACCGAGCCAATCAGTCCTGCCACGAATGCTTTACTTCCTAATTTACGGAACGTTTTAAACTCTACATTTAAACCGAGCCCCGCCATCGCCATTGCGATTAGCATATAAGCAATGACAACAATGTATCCCGCAACAACTTCTGGAATAATCCCAAGCGAATGCACTGCACTCATTGCTAAAAACCCGAAGATGAACCATGGAATTGGAAGGTCGCGCCATGATCTTTTTTCCTCGCTACCTTCACTCTTACCAAACCATAATCCGATTAAAATCGCTACTGGTACAAGCATTGCAACGCGCGTTAATTTCACGATAACTGCGATATCTACAGCCGTGCTTCCTCCTGGCGCCGCAGCCGCAATTACGTGAGCAATTTCATGCAGTGTCGCCCCTGAGAACACTCCATATCCGTATGGAGATAAACCAAGCACTGGATATAATAACGTATAAATAAGCGTAAATATTGTACCTAAAATTGCGATGATCGCTGCTCCAACTGCTGTTTCGTCATCTTTTGCTTTCACTTGCGGTGCAATTGCCACGACCGCGGCCGCGCCGCAAATTGCCGTACCGCATGCTGTTAAAATCCCAAGTTTCTTTTCTACTTTAAATACTTTCGTTAGTCCGTATACAACAAAAATAGTAAATGTAATAACAACCGCCGCGATGACCAATACTTTCGGTCCCGCCTTCGCAATATCAACAAGATTTAATCGCATTCCAAGTAAGATGATCCCAAAGCGCAGTAACTTCTTACTCGCAAAGTTCGTTCCTGCAATCGCATCATGAGGAACTCCAATTGCAGCGCGCCAAACCATCCCAATTAGAATAGCAATTACTAATTGTCCCATAATATTTAAAAATGGAAGCTCTGCTAAATATTTCGCGGCAATTGCGATTAATAATGTAATCCCAATTCCTTGCGAAAATCCAAAGCCCTTCTTCTTTTGTATAACAAGTGTTTGTTCCACCTTGTACCACCCCAATAATCGTATTGGAACATGCATGTTCTTTCTACTTACATTATAAGAGAGTTTCTATAATAAGTTTAATACCAATACCAAATCTCTATCATCAGAAATACTTATGATAAGATGATAGAAAAAGAAAGGAGCCCATTATATGAACGTAGATATTTTAAAAATTTTTGTTACTGTCGTTGAACAGAAACACTTCTCACGTGCAGCAGAATTATTAAACCTTTCACAGCCCGGAGTAAGTATGCATATACGCAACTT includes:
- a CDS encoding helix-turn-helix transcriptional regulator; this encodes MGVKNKIKELRKQNHITQVEMAKAMQVTRQTIVAIENHHYNPSLELSLKIAKYFGVKVEEMFTLE
- a CDS encoding YeiH family protein, which gives rise to MEQTLVIQKKKGFGFSQGIGITLLIAIAAKYLAELPFLNIMGQLVIAILIGMVWRAAIGVPHDAIAGTNFASKKLLRFGIILLGMRLNLVDIAKAGPKVLVIAAVVITFTIFVVYGLTKVFKVEKKLGILTACGTAICGAAAVVAIAPQVKAKDDETAVGAAIIAILGTIFTLIYTLLYPVLGLSPYGYGVFSGATLHEIAHVIAAAAPGGSTAVDIAVIVKLTRVAMLVPVAILIGLWFGKSEGSEEKRSWRDLPIPWFIFGFLAMSAVHSLGIIPEVVAGYIVVIAYMLIAMAMAGLGLNVEFKTFRKLGSKAFVAGLIGSVCLSVLGYVLVWGLGFM